The Neoarius graeffei isolate fNeoGra1 chromosome 12, fNeoGra1.pri, whole genome shotgun sequence genome window below encodes:
- the LOC132895048 gene encoding protein ABHD15 has product MWEFFFCLIPSMILFLIVMLFRLKWICRLVEEGTRQLTWYIWIIICSILKLPHPSVLYPTGNQEPKIKLIYKPTALTNYIIQNCKALARAPQARWPKADPHLQILFNFIWPIAEDVQEHCGITFTREHLLVQDGGIVALDWAVRLKDQNVQAKREHYPGERAPGCHTSTPPIIILIPNALGKITQNLLSLCRLALQQGFYPVVFHRRGHGGCPLATPHYQEFGDPSDMVQAVLYIQSRHPSSVLFAVSEGSGSGLLLSYLGERGSSSYLVAAACISPVFHGQLFFETPFPELYREAALLYRKLQLQRYATALSSVMDTEKLFSCRSLEDMEKLMFCSVRLLDTSQKDTLEQQTNWTSYWDRNEPLRDADEIAVPVLCLCSTDDPLLPPASTLPMSIFQNSPYFFLALTSQGSHCGFLQEGPQPAASWSHDAVLEYFRVVTEFFKVEERKNFMEGFVGWDVIQGQKTSGAMAHKRRRPTMLRRDKPVLGSRKQLSSPSRLATFEEQEMFTWNRSYTR; this is encoded by the exons ATGTGGGAATTCTTCTTCTGCCTGATCCCTTCCATGATCCTGTTCTTGATCGTTATGCTTTTTCGATTAAAGTGGATTTGCCGTCTTGTAGAGGAAGGAACGAGGCAGCTAACTTGGTATATATGGATCATAATCTGCTCGATATTGAAGCTTCCACACCCCAGTGTTTTATACCCCACTGGGAACCAGGAGCCAAAAATCAAGCTGATCTACAAACCGACAGCTCTGACAAACTACATCATACAGAACTGTAAAGCGTTAGCACGTGCTCCACAGGCTAGATGGCCAAAAGCGGACCCTCATTTACAAATTCTCTTCAATTTCATATGGCCCATTGCAGAAGATGTACAAGAACACTGTGGAATAACCTTCACCAGAGAACATTTACTAGTACAAGATGGTGGTATCGTAGCCCTGGATTGGGCGGTCAGGCTGAAAGACCAGAACGTTCAGGCAAAGAGGGAACATTATCCAGGAGAAAGAGCTCCAGGCTGCCATACCAGCACTCCACCCATCATCATCCTGATTCCTAATGCTTTGGGTAAGATCACACAAAATTTGCTGAGCTTGTGTCGCTTGGCTCTGCAGCAAGGTTTCTACCCTGTGGTCTTCCATCGTCGTGGTCATGGGGGATGCCCGCTTGCTACGCCACACTACCAGGAGTTTGGCGATCCCTCTGATATGGTGCAGGCAGTACTATACATTCAGAGCCGCCATCCGTCTTCAGTTCTGTTTGCTGTCAGTGAAGGTTCTGGGTCTGGTCTGCTGCTATCTTACCTTGGGGAGCGTGGCTCATCTTCCTACCTAGTAGCAGCTGCTTGTATATCACCCGTGTTCCACGGACAACTGTTCTTTGAGACGCCTTTCCCAGAACTATACCGTGAGGCAGCACTGCTTTACCGCAAGTTGCAACTCCAAAG GTATGCGACTGCTCTAAGTTCAGTTATGGATACTGAGAAACTCTTCAGCTGTCGTTCTCTTGAAGACATGGAGAAGTTGATGTTCTGTTCAGTCAGATTGCTGGACACCAGTCAAAAGGACACACTGGAGCAGCAGACTAACTGGACCAGTTACTGGGACCGTAACGAACCCTTGCGAGATGCAGATGAAATCGCTGTtcctgtgctttgcttgtgcagcACCGATGACCCTTTACTACCTCCAGCCTCCACCTTACCCATGTCCATCTTCCAGAACAGCCCATATTTCTTTCTGGCTCTGACATCCCAGGGAAGCCATTGTGGCTTCTTGCAGGAGGGCCCTCAGCCTGCTGCTTCCTGGAGCCATGACGCAGTGCTGGAATATTTCCGGGTTGTCACAGAGTTCTTCAAAGTTGAGGAAAGAAAGAACTTTATGGAAGGGTTTGTTGGATGGGATGTTATCCAAGGGCAAAAAACATCAGGTGCTATGGCACACAAGAGGAGGAGACCAACCATGCTGCGGAGAGACAAACCTGTCTTGGGTTCCCGGAAACAACTCTCATCTCCGTCTAGGCTGGCCACTTTTGAAGAGCAAGAGATGTTCACTTGGAATAGATCATATACTCGATGA